TGGGATTTGGAAACAAACCCAGATTTTGTTAGAGAGGATAAACAAATAAAATCATCAAATCTCAACTTCTCTCATTGAAAAAAGtatgatttcttgttttctctctctctagTTTCTACAGTTTCTTCGAGAGATTGGTCAGTGCATCAAAAGAGAAAGGGAAACTCAgtgggagacccaaaaaaaataatattctcattttcaggtccacaattaattttgggtaccgtgacactcataattatttttttgacaccattatatgaaattattaagaatcaatacataactcgttatgcatactattctTTCAGGCATAACCAAGGTAGTTAATTTCAGATTCCGGTTTAtctcggtcccgagcgagacactggtacaacgttgtctcggggagattccgttttcaaatttcggtgtaatttcggttccaacttttataaTAAGAAGTGTTTGTTGCCAGGTTCAATTACCAGGCGTAAACACTAACTCTCATATGGATTGATGAGAAATTGTGCTGAGGCCAGAGTTCTGAAAGACTATTAGTAACAATTAATTCCATTCACAAATAAAATTGGAAGCATTTCACATCCACAGCCAGTTCCAGAGGTTATCAAGATTGTATCATGATTGCACAACCAAGAAAAGTAGTCTCACGCTCTAAGTAAACGTTACAAAATGTGTacaaagtaaaggaacaacaaggaTATTACAATTCTAATCAATATAATTTGATTCATCATAGATATCATCATCTAAAGTAACTCCATCATTCCCGACACCACCGAGTAGCCCATTTTGAGTGTCCAACATCAAGTCatcagtatcatatccatcatactcTGAGTTAGTTGGATACGTAGACTTACTTCGAGAACTACTGGCACCTTTACTACCAACAGTCCCACGTTCTTCACTAACTATCTCTTGCAAATCATCAAAAGTTACATAATCACCATGAACCTCCAAGTCATTCAAATTTCGTAACtccaaccattcatcattttcatcacgcTCCTCCAGAAAAATAGGATCATTAACTTTATCATTATCGTTATATTGTTGGATTTCTAGGTAACGACGCTGCAATTTCTTATTATACTGGATAAAAACACTATCATTCAATTTCTGTTGCGTTATGCGATTTCGTTTTTTCGAGTGCAACTGAAATACATAAGATAAGTAAGTAATTCAACTAAAATACTTAATAGTAAGCACATGCTAATTTTTTTGTTGCTTGTTGTCATAAGAACATAGGGGTATACAGGCATGTTATGTTCCTAGTTCAATCGACCTACTATACAGAGCACTTAAGGGAAATGAGTTATGGTCAAGTCTTAACAGTAATACAACACTCCACAATCAATTAATTCAAAATATAGGTACTGGAATTGCATGGTTCGTGCATATTCAGAATATTACTAATCAGTGTAAAAGATTAGAATACTTACATTTTGAAATGTGCTCCAGTTTCTCTCACATGGGGAAGCAGAACAAGTAAGACTCAATACTCTGATTGCAAATTTTTGTAGGTTTGGCGCATCGATTCCTCCAAACGTAATCCACCATTCATctgttataaatataaacaaagtAGTTATAAAATCTATCTAACACAAATGTAgtcaaactttaaacttaaagaaCAAACAAGCTTACGAGGTTGatccttatttcttcttcttttgcaaggCGGAGTTCCCAAGATCCCAACAGCATCAGCATACTTTCTCAATTCACCCGTAGCAGcatcaagttcatcttcattgGGTATAAGCCTTTGCATTGTTGTATGAAGTCCTCTtttgatttctatgtactttggatCACTATCCATTTCATAAGCTTCAATAGTGTAGAATATGGAAGGATTCAAATAGTATGTCGCACAATGTAGAGCATGATTAAagttattcttccatcttttctcaAAGCAAGCCTTAATTACACCCCACgtatcatcatcttcactgaatTTCTCCTCTAGTTGATTCCTTGCTATCCTCATTGCATCATAAAAATAAGGCATTGTAGGTTTGCGCTCGATGTCCACCAACCTTACAACCTTAACTAAAGGCTTCAGCACACTACAAGCATAATCAACATCTTCCCAAAATGTGCTACTTGTAACAATTTTAAGTGCATTAATTCCAAGagtttcttttgaaaatctagttTTTGCCCACCTAtcattcacaaacaccatttgtaAAGGAGTTTTATACTTTTGAAGACTTTTTAGTGTGTAATACTGAGTTGCAAATCTAGTCTTTGTAGACCTATGTAAGTCTGCACGTGTCAACTCCCTCATCAAGCACAatacttgaaaatgaggataaatGTAAGTAACAAGTCTTTTACCTAGAATGACGGCTGTCTTGATTCGCATAAGCTTGTCACCAAGTTCTTCTAGCATCAACTGGACACAATGAGCACCACAAGGAGTCCAAAATAGATTCGGGTATTCAAGCATTAAATCTTTCCCAGCCTTTTTAAAATTTGAACCATTGTCAGTAATGAATTGAACCACATTTTCTTTCCCGACATCTTCAATTACCTCCTTTACAAGCTCACGTATGAAATCAGCATCATTGGTTCTGTTTGACGCATCTACAGACTTCAAGAAAACTGACCCTTTCGGACAATTCACCAAAAAGTTAATAAGATGTCGCTTTTTCCCATCTGTCCAACCATCGGACATAATAGAACATCCATACCTCTTCCAATGTATCCTAAATGTATCaacaaacttctttgtttctgctAACTGGTCCTTGAAAAGATTTGTGCTAATCTGATGGTAAGATGGCACGGGCATAGCTTTACCATATTCACCAATTGCATAGATCATTTGTTGGAAACTTGGACATCGAAAAGTATTAAAAGATATAGATTTCTCAGTCATCCAAGCTGAAATGCTTTTCCATGCATCTTTCTTTAACTTCTCTTTCGCTGAACTGTTTCTGTCAAGAGTGGCTTGCTGAGTTTTCTGGTGGTCTGTCTGCATGAGTAAATCCATTGGAACCCTAGAACTACTTTGGCTCTTGAATTTTCTTTTACTCTGACTCTGAACAACTACTTGACTACTACTGCCCACATTAAAATCTTTTTCAACTTCTTGTACCTCAtggtcctcatcatcagtatcagcaTCAGACTTCTCATCAGATTGTGTGCGATGATACATAGCATCAACGTTATCCCTGTGAGATTTCTTTAACTTCTTTATACTGTCATTTTGTCTAATTTCATTTATAATTTCAACTGTTGCTTTCATACATGATGAAACATTCCCTTTGACTTGTGTGATATGCTGCTTAAGCCTAGTAATTCCACCACCACACATTTCTTTGTTACAAAGCGTACAACTTAGTTTTTTCGGAAATGCAGGATCTTTGCATGTAGCCCATTTCTATGCTGGATCTCTTGTTTGAGTCAGACTAGAAGATTGAGGGAGTATTGACCCACATGTAGTGTTTGATTTGTTAGAATTGGATGCATTATAAGAATCCATAATCACAACCTGAAATTCATGTCAAATTGAAATTATGAGAACAATAAGCAAACTCTATTACCCAACTGAACTTTCTTACAATTGGGAACCAACTGAACTTGGTACACCACTGGCTAATACAACCAATTATTATCACAAAATTATTACCACTGCCTAATAAAACTCTACTTATGAACATCGATGTATAGTCTATAAATTGATATCAGATAATGACACAAACATCACCTCAACCACATTCCTACCTGAGAGAAGCATAGAATGGATGCCTACCTCAGATTTGCATCCAGCTGAAAGAAGACTATTACTTGAGCCAcccaaagaaaaattaaatacttCTTGAGCTTAACCAGCAGTTAA
This genomic stretch from Papaver somniferum cultivar HN1 chromosome 5, ASM357369v1, whole genome shotgun sequence harbors:
- the LOC113280349 gene encoding uncharacterized protein LOC113280349 is translated as MCGGGITRLKQHITQVKGNVSSCMKATVEIINEIRQNDSIKKLKKSHRDNVDAMYHRTQSDEKSDADTDDEDHEVQEVEKDFNVGSSSQVVVQSQSKRKFKSQSSSRVPMDLLMQTDHQKTQQATLDRNSSAKEKLKKDAWKSISAWMTEKSISFNTFRCPSFQQMIYAIGEYGKAMPVPSYHQISTNLFKDQLAETKKFVDTFRIHWKRYGCSIMSDGWTDGKKRHLINFLVNCPKGSVFLKSVDASNRTNDADFIRELVKEVIEDVGKENVVQFITDNGSNFKKAGKDLMLEYPNLFWTPCGAHCVQLMLEELGDKLMRIKTAVILGKRLVTYIYPHFQVLCLMRELTRADLHRSTKTRFATQYYTLKSLQKYKTPLQMVFVNDRWAKTRFSKETLGINALKIVTSSTFWEDVDYACSVLKPLVKVVRLVDIERKPTMPYFYDAMRIARNQLEEKFSEDDDTWGVIKACFEKRWKNNFNHALHCATYYLNPSIFYTIEAYEMDSDPKYIEIKRGLHTTMQRLIPNEDELDAATGELRKYADAVGILGTPPCKRRRNKDQPHEWWITFGGIDAPNLQKFAIRVLSLTCSASPCERNWSTFQNLHSKKRNRITQQKLNDSVFIQYNKKLQRRYLEIQQYNDNDKVNDPIFLEERDENDEWLELRNLNDLEVHGDYVTFDDLQEIVSEERGTVGSKGASSSRSKSTYPTNSEYDGYDTDDLMLDTQNGLLGGVGNDGVTLDDDIYDESNYID